In Oenanthe melanoleuca isolate GR-GAL-2019-014 unplaced genomic scaffold, OMel1.0 S082, whole genome shotgun sequence, the following are encoded in one genomic region:
- the LOC130266550 gene encoding 5'-AMP-activated protein kinase subunit gamma-2 → MSEMPKPAFMKKNLDELGIGTYHNIAFIHPDTPIIKALNIFVERRISALPVVDESGKVVDIYSKFDVINLAAEKTYNNLDITVTQALQHRSQYFEGVVKCSMLETLETIVDRIVKAEVHRLVVVNEADSIVGIISLSDILQALVLTPAGAKQKENESE, encoded by the exons ATGTCAGAGATGCCAAAGCCTGCCTTTATGAAGAAGAATCTGGATGAACTTGGAATAGGAACTTATCACAACATTGCCTTCATACATCCAGACACTCCTATCATTAAAGCCTTGAATATATTTGTAGAGCGAAGGATATCGGCATTACCTGTTGTGGATGAGTCAG gaaAAGTTGTAGATATTTATTCCAAATTTGATGTAATA aatcttGCTGCTGAAAAAACATATAATAACTTAGATATCACGGTGACACAAGCCCTACAGCACCGCTCTCAGTATTTTGAAGGTGTTGTAAAGTGTAGTATGCTGGAAacactggagaccattgtggaTAGAATAGTGAAGGCTGAG GTTCATCGTTTGGTGGTAGTGAATGAAGCTGATAGCATTGTGGGTATCATCTCCCTTTCTGACATCCTACAAGCTCTGGTACTCACACCTGCAG GTGCCAAACAAAAGGAGAACGAGAGCGAATGA